The Impatiens glandulifera chromosome 3, dImpGla2.1, whole genome shotgun sequence genome contains a region encoding:
- the LOC124930341 gene encoding ring-infected erythrocyte surface antigen-like — MLNQLQQDFSTQGEKKKENDEEKDEEDFEVNTEDGQGDNVDGQEEDIVGLLEKNNVGEDNENEDHDLLNEKNIEDGPLLEMDNDGPLLEMDNDGLLLEMDNVGTLEEKTDKDGELNIEDADVVDGKSDGGNVEETVEEQVEE; from the exons aTGTTAAACCAACTACAACAAGACTTTTCCACACAAggggagaaaaagaaggagaatgatgaagaaaaggaCGAGGAAGATTTTGAGGTGAACACTGAG gatgggcagGGAGACAATGtt gatggacaggaggaagACATTGTTGGGCTCTTGGAGAAAAACAATGttggggaggacaatgaaaatgaagatcaTGATTTGTTGAACgaaaaaaatattgag gatgggccgttgttggagatggacAAT gatgggccgttgttggagatggacAAT gatgggctgtTGTTGGAGATGGACAATGTTGGGactttggaggagaagacagatAAAGATGGTGAATTGAATATCGAGGACGCTGATGTGGTTGATGGGAAATCCGATGGTGGGAATGTTGAGGAAActgtggaggagcaggtggaggagtag